The Cetobacterium sp. 8H DNA window TGGATATGATAGAGCTGTTTGAATTTCTTTTTTTAAATTTTGCTTCTTTTCTTTTAAATGGGATATTTTTAAAAAGCCTTCACTTATTTTTCCTACATTGTTCGCTACATATGCTATTAATAACTCTGCATCAGTCATCATCTCTTCATCTTTTAATATTTTAAAAATTTCTTCTCCTAAATTTAATCTTTCATAAATTCTTTTGTACTTTACACTTAAGTTTATGTCTGTTACAAAATCATTTTGAAACTCTATAGCCTTTTTTATAGATATTCCTGCATTTAAAAGTCTACCTATATTTAAATAAAAGTTTTTTAAATCATTTTCTTTTAGTTTTTTAAATTTTTTTATTTTTATTAATTTCATTAATTTTTTGTCTGATATTTTCAAATAATTTTCAAACTCATTTTTATCTTTAGCAAGTATAGATTCTTGAAATATCTGTTTTTCTGAATTAAAACCACTATAGGTATATATATTCATATTGAACACTCTTTTATAATCTCTTTTTCTGTTGTTATTTTACTTTTTATCTTTTCTCTTCCATTTTCTAAGAGTGTTTTAAAATTATTCTTTTTTAAATACTCTTTTAAATTTTTACTACTGTTGTCGTCTGTCAAAATTTTTCTAATATCTTCATTGAATAATATAACTTCTTCTATTGCTTCTCTGCCTTTAAAACCATCGTTACACTCTTTACAATTTGGATTCTTACCAAAACAAACTTTACAAATCTTTCTTACTAATCTTTGACTTTGAACTAAAGAAATTCCAGAAGCAATATTATACTTATCAATTCCAAAGCCAATTAATCTGTCTATTGCTGAGATTGAATCTTTTGTGTGGAGAGTGGTTAAAACTAGATGTCCAGTCAATGAAGCCATTAAAGCTATCTCTGCAGTTTCAAAGTCCCTTATTTCTCCTATTAAAATTATATCAGGATCTTGTCTCAAAACACTTCTTAAAATTGTAGAGAAATTTAAGCCTATTTCAGATTTACATTGAATCTGATTTATCCCTAAAATCTGATACTCTATTGGGTCTTCTATAGTTACAATATTTACACCTTCTCTATTTAAATAATTTATTATGGAATAAAGAGTTGTTGTTTTTCCACTTCCTGTAGGACCACAAAATAATAGGAGTCCACTTCTCTTTTCTATCACTTTATAAATTTTTTCTAGATTTTCATGATTAAATCCTAAAGTATTTAAATTTAACTTAGATATATTGTTTATTAAAATTCTAATTACACATTTCTCTCCAAAAATAGTGGGAATAAAGGATACTCTAAAATCTATCTCTTCCATTTTATATCTTCCCTTAAACCTTCCATCTTGTGGTAGTCTTTTTTCACCTATATCCAATTCGGTTAAAATTTTAATTTTAGATAATAATTTTATACCAAAAGATTTATTAAAAACTTGAAACTCTTTTAAAATTCCGTCTATTCTAACTCTAACTCTTAAATCCTTTTCTCTAGACTCAAAATGAATATCTGAAACACCTTGTTTTATAGAATAAAAAATTAAATCATTTATAAATTTTAAGATTTGCTCTTGATATAGATTGTCCTCTTCCGTTTCTTTTATCTCCAAGACTTCTCTTTTAAAATATATATTTTCCTCCATATTTATAGCCTTTCTGTCTTTAAAATTTGAAACTGATTTTTGTATTTTTCTGTTGAAACTTTTATATATTTTCTAATCTCAAAATTTCCATGATTTACAACCCTAATTAAAACAACACTCAATAATAACAACTTTAAAATTTTATTTTTTTTCATTTTAATCCTCCTCAATCCATCCAATCCTATTTTGTCCTTCTGCTGAATAATGGTAATTTAAAATATTTTCATAAGTTATATTTTTCACATTTTTATTTAGATAAGTATTTATCTTTAAAATTTTTTCTTTTTGAAAAGTGTAATAAGCTATTCTATTTTGGACATCTCCTTTATATCCAAAATTATATATGGTAAAAGCCTTACTTAAATTCCCATCTTTTGTTGTATCTAGATTGAAAATTCTATGTCTCATATTTGCATAAATTATTTCATATTTTAATTTATTAGGTAAATTTGTTTCCTCTAATATCTCTTTTGAAAAATTCTTTATAATAATTTTTTTATCAACTAAATGAATCTCTATTTTAAAAACTCTTTTCTCATAAAAAGATTTTTTTGAATATCTAAAAAATATTTCTTGAAAAATTCTTCTAGATTTTTCTAAATCTTTTCGCTCACTATCATTAGAAATTTTTACAAATAAAAAAAGACTAACTCCTGATATAATTGCTAATATTGCAATTGTTTCCAGAAAAGTTAGTCCTTTTGTTTTTTTTATTTTGTTCATCATCACCTTCTTCAAAGAAAACTATTTAATTTTTTTAAAAGACACTTCCATATTTTCAAAAGAGGATATATATTTAACACCTATACTTTGTAAAAAATCATAAGCCTTTTCAAAATCTTTTCCTATATCTGAAGCCTTGTGTGAATCTGAACCTATTGTTATAATCTCTCCTCCTAATTCAAAATATCTTTTAATAATATTATCTGAAGGGTAGAATCTATTTTCCATATATCTAATACCCGAGGTATTAATTTCAATTCCTTTATTTTTAGAAATCAATCTTTTTAATATTTCATCTATAACATCACTATACTTTATATAGTCTATAAAACCTTTTTTGTCAATAGTGCCATATCTTGTAATAAAATCTAAATGTCCCTGAACACTGAAGCTGTCATAACTCTCTACACTTTTTAATATTTCAAAAAAATATTTTTCATGTGCTTGATCTCTTGTTTTATCTTTCCAAAATGTATTTTGATCTACCAATAATTTATCAACACTGTGAACAGACGATATTATAAAATCAAATGGATATTTTTCTATTAATTCCTTTGCTTTTATACCTAAATGTTTTTGAATTCCAAATTCCATTCCTATTTTTATGTCTAATTCATTTTTATTTTTATCTTTTAGTTCTTGTAAAACCGGGATATAAGTATCTAGATCTAATATAAAATTTGGACCTTCATTATTACTAATTACATCTAAATCCATATGATCCGTTATTGCAATTTCTTTTAATCCCAATTCCTTTGCTTTATTAACTATATTTTCTAAATTTTCATTACTATCCCCTGAAAATTTACTATGTATATGATAATCACTTATAATCATAACTCTCCTCCACTTAAAATTATAATTATATAATAACAAAAAAAAACTATAAATATAAATGTTTAAACATCATATTTATAGTTTTTATTTTTGTTAGTAGTACTATTATTTTTTTAGAGTTGCTAATAATAGTGCAATGTCATTTCCTGTCACTCCACTTATTCTAGAAGCTTCTCCTATTGATAAAGGTTTTACTTCATTTAAACCAGCTCTTGCAATATTTGAGATTCCTGTAACTAAATCAAAATTGAAGTCTTCAGGAATTGATAAAGCTTCAAGTTTTTTAAATCTTTCTATCTGCTCTTTCTCTCTCTCTATAAAAATCTCATATTTTATCATTGTTTCTATTTGATTTTTTACAAATTCAGGATATTCAGGTATATGTAGAAGTTCTGCTAAATCATCATAAGAAACTTCTTTAAATTTTAATAGTTCATTTGCTTGAACACCTTTTGTTAATCTTTGTGTTGCTCCTTTTTTTTCAAGAATATCATTAGCATCTTTCATTGCTACTTTTGTTTCTTTTATTTTTTCAATTTCACTATATACATTCTCTCTACATTGTTTTAAAAATTCTATCTTATCTTTTGATACAATTCCTATCTCTTCAGCTTTATCTAGTAATCTCATAAAACCATTATCAAATCTAAGAGTCAGTCTATATTCAGATCTTGATGGAAGAACTCTATAAGGTTCTGGTGTTTTTTTATGTATGATATCATCAACTAAAACTCCAATATAACCCTCACTTCTATCAAATATAACCGGATCTTTGTGAAGAGTCTTTCTAGCTGCATTCACTCCTGCTATAAATCCTTGAGTTGCCGCTTCTTCATAACCAGAAGTTCCGTTTATCTGTCCTCCAAAATAAAGTCCTTTTATTTTTTTACTCTCTAAACTTGGATATAATTGAGATGCTGGAGCATAATCATACTCTACTGCATATCCATATCTCATTATTTTTGCATTTTCAAGTCCTTTTATAGTTTTTAACATTGCATCTTGAGCAAAAGGAGGCATAGCTGTTGTTAAACCATTTACATATAACTCATTTGATTCACTAGACTCTAATTCTAAGAATATTTGATGATCATATTTATCTGGGAAATTTAAAACTTTTCTATCTAATGATGGACAATGTCTTGGACCATGTGTTTCAATAATTCCAGAAACTATCGGAGAAAATTTTAACATCTCTTTTGTAACTTCTAATGTCTTTTCAGAAGTATGTGTTAGCCATGTTGGAACAATATTATTTTTTTCTTTCTCTGTATAGATTGAAAAATATCTAGGATGCTCCTCTCCATATAACGCTTTCATAACTGAAAAATCAACAGTTCTTTTATCTACTCTTGGAGGAGTTGCTGTTTGATATCTCTCTAAATAAATTCCATTGGCCTTTAAACTCTCTGATAATTTTTCTGCAGAGTTTTCTCCCATTCTTCCTGCTGGATATTTTACATCTCCAATAACTATTCTTCCCTGTAAAAAAGTTCCTGTTGCCAAAACTACTGTTTTTGATAAATACTCAATTCCTAGAGCTGTCTTTACTCCTCTAATCTCTCCATTTTCAACTAAAATTTCATCGACACTATCTTGCATTATTTCTAAATTTTCAGTTTTTTCCAATAAAGATTTCATTTTAGTTCTATATAAAAATTTATCTGCTTGTCCTCTTGTTATTCTTGCTGCAGGGCCCTTACTAGTATTTAAATGTTTTAACTGAAGATTGTACTGATCTGTATGTCTTCCCATTTCTCCACCTAATACATCTATTTCTGCTACTAGATTACTTTTACCTGGTCCACCTATTGAAGGATTACAAGACATCATTCCAATATTATCTAAACACAAAGTAAAAAGTAAAGTTTTTCTATTTAATCTAGCACTAGCTAATGCCGCCTCTACTCCGGCATGTCCTCCACCAACTAC harbors:
- a CDS encoding histidinol-phosphatase HisJ family protein, producing the protein MIISDYHIHSKFSGDSNENLENIVNKAKELGLKEIAITDHMDLDVISNNEGPNFILDLDTYIPVLQELKDKNKNELDIKIGMEFGIQKHLGIKAKELIEKYPFDFIISSVHSVDKLLVDQNTFWKDKTRDQAHEKYFFEILKSVESYDSFSVQGHLDFITRYGTIDKKGFIDYIKYSDVIDEILKRLISKNKGIEINTSGIRYMENRFYPSDNIIKRYFELGGEIITIGSDSHKASDIGKDFEKAYDFLQSIGVKYISSFENMEVSFKKIK
- a CDS encoding GspE/PulE family protein gives rise to the protein MEIKETEEDNLYQEQILKFINDLIFYSIKQGVSDIHFESREKDLRVRVRIDGILKEFQVFNKSFGIKLLSKIKILTELDIGEKRLPQDGRFKGRYKMEEIDFRVSFIPTIFGEKCVIRILINNISKLNLNTLGFNHENLEKIYKVIEKRSGLLLFCGPTGSGKTTTLYSIINYLNREGVNIVTIEDPIEYQILGINQIQCKSEIGLNFSTILRSVLRQDPDIILIGEIRDFETAEIALMASLTGHLVLTTLHTKDSISAIDRLIGFGIDKYNIASGISLVQSQRLVRKICKVCFGKNPNCKECNDGFKGREAIEEVILFNEDIRKILTDDNSSKNLKEYLKKNNFKTLLENGREKIKSKITTEKEIIKECSI
- the mnmG gene encoding tRNA uridine-5-carboxymethylaminomethyl(34) synthesis enzyme MnmG, whose amino-acid sequence is MSFKYDVIVVGGGHAGVEAALASARLNRKTLLFTLCLDNIGMMSCNPSIGGPGKSNLVAEIDVLGGEMGRHTDQYNLQLKHLNTSKGPAARITRGQADKFLYRTKMKSLLEKTENLEIMQDSVDEILVENGEIRGVKTALGIEYLSKTVVLATGTFLQGRIVIGDVKYPAGRMGENSAEKLSESLKANGIYLERYQTATPPRVDKRTVDFSVMKALYGEEHPRYFSIYTEKEKNNIVPTWLTHTSEKTLEVTKEMLKFSPIVSGIIETHGPRHCPSLDRKVLNFPDKYDHQIFLELESSESNELYVNGLTTAMPPFAQDAMLKTIKGLENAKIMRYGYAVEYDYAPASQLYPSLESKKIKGLYFGGQINGTSGYEEAATQGFIAGVNAARKTLHKDPVIFDRSEGYIGVLVDDIIHKKTPEPYRVLPSRSEYRLTLRFDNGFMRLLDKAEEIGIVSKDKIEFLKQCRENVYSEIEKIKETKVAMKDANDILEKKGATQRLTKGVQANELLKFKEVSYDDLAELLHIPEYPEFVKNQIETMIKYEIFIEREKEQIERFKKLEALSIPEDFNFDLVTGISNIARAGLNEVKPLSIGEASRISGVTGNDIALLLATLKK